TGTCTTTTTAAAGTGTTTGCTCTGGAGTTACCAAAGTGAAAACGAGTTTTCATGGTACGATCGATTATGGCCAAGAAGGCAGTTGCTTTCAAACTTCAGGGAAATTGACTTGCTTTGATCAAGCAAAGTCTTGGCCACTGCAcagctttttttcatgtttgaacAGTAGCTTTTGTTATTTGTTGGGGATTTCATTACTCCCTGGGAAAATCTGTACTAAAGTAAACACATGAGTGAGATATCTCAGTAATAATACTCCAATGTTATGATCTTTACAGATGACATAGGCatttttgtaagagaaaaaaagtctttcttacatagaaaatattttaaaaatattgccAGGCCCATGGGAAACTGACAGATAAAGATGAGATATCCAAGCAGGTGCCTCCAGCGGAGAAAAGAGATATACAGAATGATTGAAAGGGAACATACTCTTTACTTTTGCTAACTCACCGGATTACTTACATGACCTGGGAAGAGGCTACAGCCTGTGCTGCATCCTGCCCAGTTAGAGATGGCAGAATGCTGTAAGAACAAATTGAATGTGTTGCATTAGGTTAATGCAGTTCAAGTATGAACCAAACTTCACTAGTTTGTTATTGGAGATACTTGCATTCAGCTTTCTGACACAGTGTTTAATGTCCTCTTAAGATGTTTCTCGTATTagtggaagaaaattaaaaagttgtacttaagtaattctgaaaatgttctttcattATTAAGATGAAATACTTGATCTTATTACTAGTAGTTtatctgaaatatgaaatattgttttcttgTACTAGGTCTCTTTTGGTCCTGGATGATATTTGGGATTCCTGGGTATTAAAAGCATTTGATAATCAATGTCAAGTTCTTATcaccagcagggacaggagTGTGACAGATGCTGTGTCTGGTAAGGAGTGGTATTCTCTTCTGCATTACAAATTATGGATGTACTTGTATGCAAAgtgtttttgtgaaattttaaaagaatctcATAGAATCTGTGCCTGTCAAGTTATGCACAAATGACAAAGTTTTAGCATTCTGCTCTGTAAGACTATGCTTTTCCATGAAATACATGTTGTATGTTGTCCTGTGTACACATCTACATTGAGAATCACTGCACTCTTCAATAAATAATTGCCTGACGCTGGTGCGGTTAAACTGATTATTTCTGCATGTAAAGCAGTCTCTGAGCCGGATCCTTTGCTCcagatttttctcaaaaaatgcTCTCCATTTtcatagcattttaaaaattgctttcattttttcccccatctatAGGCAATAAATATGAGATTCATGTGGAAAGTGGACTAACACATGAGAAGGGACTGGAGGTTTTAGCCCTGTTTGTGAATATGAAAATATCAGAACTGCCAGAACAAGCTAACTGCATTATAAGGGAATGCAAAGGTATGACACTTGCCACTTTTTAAAGTACCGTTTACCActcagtatatttttttcttctggattttggCTTGCAGAAAGAGGAGGGAACATtgatgatcagaggactggagcacctctcctaggaAAAAAGGTtaaaggagctgggcttgttcaacctggagaagagaaggctctggggtgatctcattgcagccttctagtgctttgaagggagcttataaacagggtggagactgactttttaccTGGTCTGATAGAGACCGGACAACGGGGGCACCTCAGCAATGCAGTTAATTAAGAAAATTGCCTGATTTATTCAAGCACTAGACTAAACTATTGAACTGTGTTCCTTCAGACCCTCTAAGAttaatttactttcttccttcagGTTCTCCTCTTGTGATATCCTTGATAGGTGCATTACTACGAGACTTCCCTAGTCGTTGGGAATACTATCTCAAACAGCTGCAGAATAAGCAGtttaaaagaataagaaaatctTCATCTTATGACTATGAAGCCCTTGATGAAGCGATGTCCATAAGTGTAGAGCAACTGAGTAATGATTTGAAAGATTACTATAAAGACCTCTCCATCCTCCCAAAAGATGTTAAAGTACCTACTAAGGTAATAACAGCAACTCAGAAACTTCAtagtttattttattattattttttatgaattaGACTCGATTCTTGTAGGTTGCTTCCAACTgaggatattctatgatttttagtGATAACTTTATCACTACAACAATAACTTTAAAGAAGtcataaaatttgaaattattttatatagcTGACGTTATATGCAACTTAATAGTAATTGGTAGATTGGATCCATTATTATATCATACCTTTTATTGCCAGTAATGAAGCTAAAAAATTGTAACTGAATTAATATGTTCATAATGTTAATTTAATGTACACTTCATGTATAGCTCTTACATTAGGTTGTAATTGAACTCTCTGAAAGCTTAGAAACTGTTaggaattttcttttatgaaaaatatgtgATCACCATGAATCAGTACAAATAGACAAATGAATGGGTAACTTGTATTATATATCTCATATATATCTCTTATCTCTCtgtccatatatatatatgtagtttGATATTGAACTTACTGAGTTACTGAGCATACATATCTTTTGCAAATGGTAATGTTTttaccatgtttttttttcagttaaattttaGTCTTTTATGATATTCCTACAGTtatgttttttccttagttctgatgatcttttctgcttttttaggTGCTCTGTATTCTTTGGGACATGGAAACTGAAGAAGTTGAAGATATACTGCAGGAATTTGTTAACAAATCATTATTGTTCTGTGATCGTAATGGGAattcatttcattattatttacaCGATCTTCAACTTGACTTTCTTACAGAGAAGAATCGCAACCAGCTTCAGGTAGATTTCTGGCTAATCTGCTTACTTTTAACCTTGTTCTACAAAGCTGGACCTTCTTCAGAAAACGTTCCTTGGTTAAATAGTATCCAGAGTAGCTTCATATAATAGGCCCACAGTGCAGTTAAACTTAATGCcggctaaaaatattttcaactcGAAAATGAGAAGTGGTTTAATGATAATTCCATGTGGAACTAAGAAATTAataaaaccatagaatggcttggcttggaagggacctttaagggtcATCTAGATCTAGTCTTGATGGAGAGGGCAAAACAAGTAGATAGGAAGAAGAGGCCAGTTGCTTGCTTTATATCTATGTATGTGAAGGGTCATTTTTATTACTGGTTATGCATGTTCAATGTAAAGAGTGACCTGGTAGCTTTTCTCAGTCTAAGAAGGAAGATTAGCAACTTGCTTTTCTATCTTTAATATCCAGAGAGTTTCTGGAGAAAGTCTTcaacaaaaatttaaattacagtttttgAAGATAAGTTGTTTAATTTGTTGTCATCTTACATTGaggaataataataacaacGATAAACCCTTAATATTAAAATCAATCCATACCTTTTTATAGTATTAACTGAAAGTGTGTTTTGATTTGCATTGCAGGAACTACATAAAAACATAGTAAATCAGTACAAGAAATATTACAAGCTGCATGTGCCTGTGCTATCTCAAGAGGACTGCATGTACTGGTATAACTTTCTAGCATATCACATGGCTGGTGCCAACATGCAGAAGGTGAGTTCTGACTGGGTtcatctgcttctcttcttgACCCACTGCCCTTCCTTGGTAATACAGAGTCTTTCAAATGTTGTTTCTAAGCACCTTTTCTTCAATACTCCTATTTgctgcttctgattttcttcaagtaactatctcattttaaaagtaaatacagctgaaacagattttttgcttttactgaaaatgaGCTCCTTTTAAGAAGAAGAACAGATCACTGTTAGAAGTGGTCTTTGCTAGATTGGactaaaataaactttttcagAGTTGCATCTTAAACCAGGTCTTCTATGCTTCAGAAATCATAATTTGCTTTATCCTCCCCTATCCATTCTTTGACTAATTCTCAAGGAACAATTCTTTGTGTTTAAATACTGAGGTTAGTGTTCTATACCTAGCATTTTCATACCCAATCAAGTAAAGGCAGGAAACAGGAAGTTGTCTAAGTTTTGAACAGGAATGAATTATACTGAGATATATTAAATACCTAGTgtgttttcctgtgctttttatttttccccttaggTAGATTCAGTTGTGGAACTCATGCTCTGaacttttatttgtatttcttgtagGAACTCCGTGATCTTATGTTTTCTCTAGACTGGATTAAAGCTAAAACAGAATTGGTAGGGCCTGCTCATCTTATTCATGAATATGTAGAGTATAGTTCAGTCCTGGATCAAAAGGTATGTAAAAGGTAAATGATCGTctgttctaaatatttttttccatcttttattgcattttatttatgtatgcatGTGAGATACATAGGAAGcgtaaaaatgaaacattaaggCAGTCCCAAGTTTAACTTTAccttggaggagagaaaaatgaagaattcaaAAACCATATTTTTAGTTAGCTTCATTATAGGTCCCAGCAATTAACTATGGAGCTCTATAATTAATGGTGGGTGCGGATGGTACTCCTTTTCTTGGGAGGTATAGAGTCTTGTTGGCCTTTTGGAATAGTTTTACTGATATTTCACACTGACTGCTCGTTGAGTAAATCAGTGCTTCCAATATCCTTATTAGAAAAGTAAGGATAATAcacttttctgaataaaataacaaaatatttcagtgtatgATTTGTACTTGCCAATAGAACTaagtagaaataaatgcttctgtAAGGACATTGCATGTATAGAAAACTAGAAAGCAAAGGGTGCTTAGAAAACGTATCCACTTCACTAATTACCAAACATTATCTGCTCTGTACATAGGACAGCATAATACGTGAGAATTTTCAGGAATTTCTGTCTTTAAATGGGCACCTTCTTGGACGACAGCCTTTTCCTGACATTACTCAGCTGGGTCTTTGCCAACCAGAGACATCAGAGGTGTATCAACAAGCCAAGCTACGAGCTCAAAGAGAAACAGGAACATTTTACTTGGAATGGATGTAAGTAGCAGTAATCTGTTTGCTGATATGTTTATCCCTTGATTCAGCAATGTTGTCACATATACAACTAAATGCAGTAATGGGTAATATAAGAAGTACTGTGTTTttcatgggaaaagaaagagaaataattttcaggaactcatgaaagaaaaactgggCGTGTAAAGCTACAAATCAGTAATAATGTCgtagaaataaaggaataataTTTCTCTACACGATGAACGTACATTTTAACTATCTATACAAACTTGAAAATAAGATAATTTGAAACTTctccaaataatttttcagaaaggtgAGAATTGTAGGGCAAATATTATGTGTGTGATGCAAACTTGAAAGAGAGCATATAGGAGATGAAAAAGTTTCTGTAAGAAGTCTGTTTGGGCATGACTGATACCAGCTCAATAAGACATTATTGGGAAGAATGTCTTGCTGTACAGCGGCTGTGCACATGAGGTAGCATGTTGGTTTCTTATGCACATAGTGTCTTTCTCTAAGCTCTGAACTGTTGGAGGGCAACATAAATTCTGAGTGAATGTCCAATTGTTTTCCCTTATTTTGCGTGGAGGCTGACAGCTAATTTGATGTTTCTAAAGCTTGCTGCACAAGATGTATGAACAAGTGTTATCTTTTAAAAGAGGATTTTGAATGATAAAAAACGCTTGGAAATGATACTCGTCTCAAATGAGCTATCTTctcctgcagaaataaaaaatccttGAAAAACCTCTCCCGTCTGGTTGTTCGTCCACATAGAGATGCAGTTTACCACGCCTGCTTTTCTAGGGATAGACAAAGAATAGCATCATGTGGAGCTGATAAAACACTTCAGGTAAAATACCTACCTGTGCATGAGTGAAATGTAATGCTGTGTACTATTTTGATAATGTTTGTTAAGGGTgctgttgctttccttttgctgtgaAGATATTAGAGATCTAGAACATAATTGAGACAAGGGATTGAAAGGGATGTGTTACCTAAGCACTAATAAGTATTGTTTTCTAGTTCAATGACTAAACCATGATGTTACAGTTTGTACTGTAACCAGTGTAATGAATGAACATGAGATACCTCTTAATGATACAGAAAAGCTTATGGCTTAAGTAGTGCATCCCAGcatatttcacattcttttgcTAAAATGATATTTCCCATCTACAGAACTGAAACACAGTGAGACACATTAGTTAGAGCTTTACAGTTTCCGTGGGGTTTTAATGGATGTTGTACTACTTTGGTGCTAAGTTGGTAAATTTTCTCATGCAAAGTTAAGAAATCTGGGCAGAAAAATGAGCCCTGGAAGTTGAGGACAGTGGGTAGACTGGAAAAAGGTACAAAGTGGTTAGGAAGTGAATAAGGGGAGACAGAGAGGAAAGTGACTAATACAAATTTGCCAGCAGTCTGCCTGGAGGGGAGCCAGACAGCTCTCAAGAAAACTAGCAATCAGCCAGCCACTAACCTGGTAAAGTATCCATATTCCAGACAGCCAAAGGTAAGGGTAAACAACAACTTTTCTGCAAGCCTTTGGTGTTGTTTTGGATGCTTGCTAAGTTCAGTACTGAAAATATTAGTGGTCCTTAGTTGCTGTTCATTTGGCTATTTAATGTGGtggtgtttgtttattttatttgctggcTTCTACACTGTTATGGTCATGGCATCCACCCACTTAAGGAGGTGCTTGGTGGATGTGCTAGTTTTATGCTGTGCTGAAGTTACTGTGCTGGGCTTCTGTACTTCATGGCTTCGTTATTGGGACTActgatttcttgtttttctctttctaggaaaaataaatacataaataaaattgattttttccaGAAGCTAAACTAGaagaaatagtttttaattttaataggaaaattaacaatgatttttcattgtttaattTGAACTTGTCATGTTTTTTTCCGAACAGTGacatcaaaataaaaccaaggtTTTCAAATTTTAACACTAATTCTACTGTTTCAGTGGAATCAGAAATAATGATTGCTAAATTCAGAACGAATATTCTGCAGAATTTACTGTAGATGTAGATTTCCTTtagctttgtttctgttttttgaacAAATAGCAACCATTTCATTGCCACTGTTATTCCCATTTGatgaaaaaagagaggaaaaaatggggaTTTCACAACTGTAGCATCTTGAATGTTGCTGCAAGGAATAAACTGTGATTTGTTTGAACAGCTGAAGATGGTTTGCCCTTGAGACGGAAGGGATACGTTTCACCATTATTAAGATAAATCCCAGAATTTTAGGAAAGTGATCAATGTGCAGCACTTCCTCCCAGCcatcctttccttccttgtaACCAGCTCAAAAGAGACTTGTATTACCTTTATTTGTTtagccccccacccccccaacaAGTTATCAATTGCTGCTAAAATTCTCACTTTCAGCAGAAGAATATTATATATATCAACCTGGAAGTTGTACTTCTAATAACAGTGCAGATATTGTTAATAGGATATTGTGTTATGAAGTTATTCTTAAAGTAGAATAAGGAAGTACGTGGATTTAGCCTTAAGGAGTACAAAAGTCTTATGTGGTAGAGGGCCTAGCTTTAGGCTTAAATGGTATACAAAGTCATTAATGAAACACATAAtgcatacagattttttttaagttagttttcagtatttctttccatAATAATTTCTATCACCTTTATAAAATCGTAGTTAAATGTTTTCGTATTACTTTCCTTGAAAttataaatgctttcaaaatgcaaGGAGTTTTATGAAGAGCTTAGCTAAGAGAGCTCTTTGAGAGAAAGCAGTCTTTTATTTGTGTAGCATGTTTTGAAATTGTATGCCAGTTAGAATATTTCACTCCTCATTGTATTTCTTCAGGTGTTCAAAGCAGAAAGTGGAGAGAGATTGCTGGAGATAAGTGCTCATGATGATGAAATACTTTGTTGCACTTTTTCTGCAGATGATAAATACGTAGCAACTTGCTCAGCTGATAAAAAAGTGAAGGTAAGGAAGCCAAGAGTagacttttgtttttgtttttgttttgcaacatcttaattcagatttcagttttaacCAACTCAGGCAGAGCAGATTCTTAGGACTAAGGGTTTTTATTAACTGTCCTAAACCTTATGTGGATAATTcactcctttaaaaataaaagatctcaTACTTGTTACattaagtttctttttcttatattaACATCTTGCACATGCAATTACAATTTATCTTACTTGTATTATCAATTGATTCTTTTTATGAAGAGTGTAATGCATGAATCCAGTCCTGTTCATAACATAAAATGAATGTACccataaatgtttttttatatagctttttctgttatatatgattttttaaaaatttttaattcttcagagctgcagcaaaaccTTGATGATATTCTAGTCTTTCTCAGATTTTAATTTGAACAATGATTCCCTCCATCCCATTGATATTTAAATAGTTCCAAATTAGCTGTGAAGACTTGTCTAATTAATAGTAAgcaaaaattgaattttaacaAGTTGGTTTTATTTGGTTGCAGACACCTTGTTATACGAGCCTTTGGCTCTAGATAACATGTTCCAgttcttctt
The Numida meleagris isolate 19003 breed g44 Domestic line chromosome 1, NumMel1.0, whole genome shotgun sequence genome window above contains:
- the APAF1 gene encoding apoptotic protease-activating factor 1 isoform X2 → MDGKSRMCLIMNRQALEKDIKTSYIMDCMVADQVLTLQEEEKVKQQNTQKERAAMLINTLLTKDNNAYRSFYNALLHEGYRDLAALLQDGIPAFSSRNGKSAMDEMTSYVKTTLCEGGVPQRPVVFVTRPKLVDAIKEKLCSLGSDPGWVTVYGMAGCGKTVLTAEALRDHQLLEGYFPGGVHWISVGKQDKAGLLIKLQNLCSRLEHDSTLSQRPPLNIEEAKDRLRLLMLRKYPRSLLVLDDIWDSWVLKAFDNQCQVLITSRDRSVTDAVSGNKYEIHVESGLTHEKGLEVLALFVNMKISELPEQANCIIRECKGSPLVISLIGALLRDFPSRWEYYLKQLQNKQFKRIRKSSSYDYEALDEAMSISVEQLSNDLKDYYKDLSILPKDVKVPTKVLCILWDMETEEVEDILQEFVNKSLLFCDRNGNSFHYYLHDLQLDFLTEKNRNQLQELHKNIVNQYKKYYKLHVPVLSQEDCMYWYNFLAYHMAGANMQKELRDLMFSLDWIKAKTELVGPAHLIHEYVEYSSVLDQKDSIIRENFQEFLSLNGHLLGRQPFPDITQLGLCQPETSEVYQQAKLRAQRETGTFYLEWINKKSLKNLSRLVVRPHRDAVYHACFSRDRQRIASCGADKTLQSAWRGARQLSRKLAISQPLTW
- the APAF1 gene encoding apoptotic protease-activating factor 1 isoform X3, which encodes MDGKSRMCLIMNRQALEKDIKTSYIMDCMVADQVLTLQEEEKVKQQNTQKERAAMLINTLLTKDNNAYRSFYNALLHEGYRDLAALLQDGIPAFSSRNGKSAMDEMTSYVKTTLCEGGVPQRPVVFVTRPKLVDAIKEKLCSLGSDPGWVTVYGMAGCGKTVLTAEALRDHQLLEGYFPGGVHWISVGKQDKAGLLIKLQNLCSRLEHDSTLSQRPPLNIEEAKDRLRLLMLRKYPRSLLVLDDIWDSWVLKAFDNQCQVLITSRDRSVTDAVSGNKYEIHVESGLTHEKGLEVLALFVNMKISELPEQANCIIRECKGSPLVISLIGALLRDFPSRWEYYLKQLQNKQFKRIRKSSSYDYEALDEAMSISVEQLSNDLKDYYKDLSILPKDVKVPTKVLCILWDMETEEVEDILQEFVNKSLLFCDRNGNSFHYYLHDLQLDFLTEKNRNQLQELHKNIVNQYKKYYKLHVPVLSQEDCMYWYNFLAYHMAGANMQKELRDLMFSLDWIKAKTELVGPAHLIHEYVEYSSVLDQKVCKRTA